The DNA region GAAAGGGAGATAGCAGAAATGAAGAGTTTTATAGTTATCCCATTAGATTTGGTGAGTATATGCCTACAAGATTCATGCGATAACAACCTCGTACCCATCCTTGTATATTGCAAACTTGTCCAATTTGTCTCGActtttgaattgtataacatttTTGCTGATTGACTTTGTAAAGTTATGTTGTCTTTCAAATGAATTTTTTCGTTAGCCTATACCTAGGGTATTTAGAgaccaaatatgttatttttgggCGGTTTACTTCTTTTGTGTGATTTATAGTTTATCTTTTGTGTGATTTATAGTTTATTCACTAGAGTGGAGCATATACTTTTTGGTGGTGACATTAAATGTTCGGTTGTgagttttcttttttcaatataTACTCTGATTCTTTGAATGGTAGATTGTGAGCATGGAGTTAAGGAAACATTTGCATCAAGTATGGGTCCTCTCACCTATTAAGCTAAAAATTGAAATCGAGCTTCAAACTTCAGTTCAGCTCAATTACATCCTTAATTGTTGCAGAATCTAACTCAACTCAACTGCATCCCTAATTGTAGCAAAACCTTTAACGACAAGACCTCTGTTAAAGGAAAAGATATGGCAAGCATTTTGCAAAAgcatatacggagtaataattctTAGTGATGTCTACATCATAGTGGATACATCAATGAAGTTGCAACTTTATTAATAACACCAAATTGATCACTAGTTTTTGAACACTATTACTGAGACAAAAGAGTGCCACTGTAACAATAGAAACAAAGGGCATTCGAGTTTTCTGTAATTGAAGCACAAAACAAAAGCTATAGATGTATGTCTCGATCCAAGCTCAACTCCTAGTTAAGTATTGTCCAGGACTCGAACCACTTCACTTCCTGCAAAATGACATGGTTAGTCGGGGACCATTATCTTATCTCAATATTTACACACTAGCAGTAGGGATGTCAATTACAATCATGAACTATCATAGCGCTGGACGCTGGTGACATGACAGTGCAGGTAAGTCATAACCAGCACCGCATTATTTTCCCAAATAATAGATAGCAATTCAAAGGGTAGTATAACAAGTCGAGCACAAGCATGTGAATCCAGACTACAGTGTTCGGTGTGGActcataaaattacaaattttgcaattaaattcataatgCAATGCTATGTATGAACTTTAGCAAAAATTGCAAATGGGCTGAAAGAATGTGCCTTTTTTAAGACTCACATAATACTATGTGCTGTTATTTACTAAAAAGAGGTAAGCGTTCTTAAACCTCTGCAATGCAAATCTATGATCCTGTAATTAGAATGCAAAAACCAGAAATTAGTTTGAAAACCTTAACAATACTCAGCAACTAGATGCCTTAACCTAAACCTGGAGACTCTGCCTAGTACTAACACGAATAGGCAAATCCATGTTTTTCGGAGCCATAACCAGAGAATAGcatcttatttttcttttaataactCTTCTTCAGTAACTGAAGGCTATACCACACTCCCATTCCGATTAAATGACAAAGATAATAGTGTTTTACAGTAATGTGATGACTCTGAAAACTTCATGATTCCAGCGTGATTCAGGACATTTTTCACAGCAAGTAAATGTAATGCATAGATTTCTCAATGGAAAATCAACAAACAGGTAGACTGCCCAATCATATCATACACTTGAATAGTCAAATCACCATATACAGTAAACTAATTCTTACTTCTATgccagcaaaaaaaaaagaggcaatCTTTAGGCAGAAATATTCTCTCTTTACTACCCAGAAACTCTTCTGCAACATTGTTTCCAAGAATTACACCACCGACAATAGAAACTAACAAAACACGAAAACCTAATATGATCTATGCTGGAATGGGGCGTAATTCTTACTAAATGACAAAACAAGAATTCTTATTGACAATTCGTCGAACAGTTTCGAGCATTTAGTATAGTATAGCAACTAGCAAGAAATTATGAATACAAAAAATCTTAGAAAAACCCATTAATCAGTTTATACCTGGAGATGACTACCAAGAAGCTTTCTTCACGCCCTGCAAAGCACCCTGATTTGCTAAAGCACGGAAGACGATCCGAGACATCCGAAACTTCTCATAAACAGCACGAGGACGACCGGTGAAGATACACCGATTCCTCAACCGGGTAAAGGAGCTATTCCTGGGAAGCTCCGACAACTTCTGACGGTGAGCCTCACGCATATCCGCCGGAAGACTGGGGTCGTTACAGATCGCCTTGTAGAGCTTCCTCTTCACCTCGCATTTTGCGGCAAGGAGTCGACGTTTCTGATCTAGAATGTTCCGTGTGAACTTGCCCACTTTCCCCAAACTCATCTTCGCCGATCGTAGAAGAATTCAGCTGCCGCTTTTGCTTAATCGTGACTGACCGGAAATTGATTACGATTGCCTTCTTTACTGGACAATCTACAGACTAGGGTTGGGGTGGATCCCTCGGCCCATCTGGTCCACTCAAATCGGGCCTGGTTTCTCCTTTAGGCCCAAGTATGCAAGCCAAGCCCAATATGTTCTTTCGGAAAACGAGATGCCGGCTTTCAAAGAATAAAACTCTCATTACATGTTCATTAAAACTCGGTCCATTCTCGTCAAATTCATGCCCATTAAACCAAATCTTCTCAGAAGAATGGTTTATAATGACATTACATGCTTTCTTTCATACAAAAGGTGAAATCCTTTGACCTAAAAGCTCCATATCTCGTCTGAAATAGTAAATTATACTCTATAGTAACTTAATAACTCATTAAGTTGGAGCGTCTGATGTCCACAAGACCAAACGGAGTTACTTACACGAAAAGGTGAAATTCTTACCCCGCAAATTTTACATTCTACAAACAATCTGGCACAACATTGTGTGTTAATcagatagaaaataaaaaaccaaCCACAATATCACATTGAGAACATAGCtctttgtaattttaatataattaagtattTTAACATCCACTAACAAATATATTGCCTTTTGCATGCATCCAAGAATCCAACACAAGACTAAGAGTGAAATTGGTCATCCTATGATTTGAGTTGTTGGTTCAACACATAACTGTCTGCATAAAAGCTATTTCAGCACAAAGTATATGAGATCATCATCACTGTTTCTTCTGTGGGCGTTTCATTTTGAGGAGGTGAGAAACACCAGCAACTACATGCAGTCTGCTGTTCGGAACGCCTGTTTTTGCAAGGGCCTTCCCATGTTTGTCCAGGAGAACGAAGCAAGGAACATAATTTATGTCGTAATTCAGAAGCTGGATAATAACAGAACAGAACAATATAAGTCAGTTGTAATTCAAGCATAAAATGCACTGATCAATGAAGTTAAGTCAAACAAAACAGAATCATATATGCTGCTGATGATGCAGAATCCGGACTTGATCCATCCCGAGGATTCTTTAGACCTGTTAAGTTTGGGTTTTCATAACGAACCTACCTAGGTCAGTAACCCAAATTCGACATTGTGTGTCATTACTCGATGTCAAGTGCAAGGACATACAGACCACGGAAAGTCCCCACTGAATTGATGGTTGGAGATTTGCAGCATCATCGTACCAGTTATAAACTCATCAAGAACCAAGAACCTCTACAGCATTCACATAAGCAAACAAATCTCTAGAAACTTATCACAAAGTCCCTTGATGCTACACACAGAAAATTTTCTAAACAAAAACATTTCTAGGATCAACATTAGCCAAGGAGAACATCCTTTAGGGAAACTAGCCAAGCTCATGTTGATTTGTAAGCAGTGAAACCTCTATCACCTACATTGGCATTACTAAATGATCCACAGTCATTATCTAGAGAATCAAAACCAGACTCCCATAGCTCCAACTCTCCAAGAACAACATGAACGACACTCACATTCCATTTTGTTTTTGGAGTTACGAGAGAAACGCGTAGCCACTACCTGAAGGTGTGTGAACCTAATTACAAGAGGCAAACTAGTCTAGGTTATCCATAGCTGATCAGCTTAAACCAATAAGGCCAATTCTCTCATTCAGAGTCGATCTTGTAACATTGTGTTACCAAGTCAAACCAACTTGGTTGAGATTGTCCACATTAACAATTTTAAACCCTACACTTCTTCATCACAATACAAAATAAACCACCAAAGAAATGAATCTTGAAAGGTAAAGTTTAGATCATTGAACCTAAATGGAGCTAAAATTTGGATTAATTACAATGCAGCAACAACAACACAAGATCTGTAAAACTATTTTAGCTCAAAATAGAAGAggttattaaaataatgcaaattGGGAACAGAAAATGTGCACCTCAGGCAGCCATTGATCACTCGTAGCATCAACGTAAACAATGTTGAGCCAATCCGAGTTCCGCTTCTCGACCTCCGTAACGAAATTAAGCAAAGAGTTGCAGAGCTGGCAGGCGGGGGAGTAGAATTCCAACACCGTAGCCTCTTTAGCGCTCGCCAGCGCCGCCGCAAACGCTCTCTGCTCCGCCTCCGATTGTTCCTCCGGACTCAATTTCTTCTTCACCGCCGGGGGCGGCTTCAGCGCGGGGATTCCGAGGGAAAAGTTTCGGGAATTGGACGTGTTATGGATGAAACTGAAGGCTAAGGAAGTCAAATTTTGAAATGATTTGAATAGCCATGGCGTCTCTAAGGTACAAGGAGTTGCAGGGCTTTGGGGGTTATTCTGGTTAGGATTAACAGTATCCCACGGCCACTTTAAGCAGAACAAAGGATTGTTGGACTTTGAATTCTCCTTGTCCATCGATGAATTGTCTTAAAACTTCTCCGATGCTTGTTGACATCACTGACGGCAGGCTTACCAAAACCCAAAAGTATCGCCGGCGGTGCTGTTTCCGAATTGGGCTGATCCTTATTTAGTGGGCTTCCCCAAAAAAAGGTTTTGGGCCTGACTTTTtactcttttgttttttaaaaaaagaaaaaaaaaaaagaaagaaaaaattgtcGAAGAACTAGGAAAACCACGAATTATACCATAGAGGCAGATTCACCTTGTATCGTAAaccttaatttaaaataaaatttaaattatatatctataattaatgtattatatactTTCAGTTAGAAGATTAAtgtatatcaaatattaattacaaatatataatttgaatatagTGGACCTTGATCCACATTATAACAATTACAAGAAATTCTTGCATGTTCAATAA from Ipomoea triloba cultivar NCNSP0323 chromosome 6, ASM357664v1 includes:
- the LOC116022869 gene encoding uncharacterized protein LOC116022869, with product MDKENSKSNNPLFCLKWPWDTVNPNQNNPQSPATPCTLETPWLFKSFQNLTSLAFSFIHNTSNSRNFSLGIPALKPPPAVKKKLSPEEQSEAEQRAFAAALASAKEATVLEFYSPACQLCNSLLNFVTEVEKRNSDWLNIVYVDATSDQWLPELLNYDINYVPCFVLLDKHGKALAKTGVPNSRLHVVAGVSHLLKMKRPQKKQ